A window of Neisseria canis contains these coding sequences:
- a CDS encoding RHS repeat domain-containing protein codes for MGRLKHQTATANRTLQHNGKLNTLVGGAVRRSYRYDQAGNLIQTADQRSGVLDYVYDKLGRIESAVNKQTGRSEKFAFDPAHNILSDKVSDGFKDTQGLSEHLSDRHHIGRLKGRNIGKGNRLEAYNGIEYTYDALGNMIYRQLPNGESQLFQYDTENQLVLVEIKKPKGNTEIWEYAYDPFGRRLSKERKDKLAWTSTAPKRTHFVWDGTRLLQEYNYKGSYTYICTDQDSYEPLAQVFDNHKDQQQYLFYFHNNQIGTPHEMTDIHGNLLWYGSYSAWGFLTSEKRIYENVHQPFRLQNQYFDQEIGLHYNCFRYYEPDTGRFVNQDPVGLLGGDNFYFFAPNIQDWLDPLGLARARARPGTYGAERRTHTGGETNHVPAYDAYKGLDGAPSRHYGPAFHMDRADHRSMTTTGSSHRSVAYRAQQRSHIRVGRWDLAMEMDIRETKTKFGDKYDRRMRRMISEARRQRLLSRKQAARLRRIIGRCS; via the coding sequence CCAACGCAGCGGCGTATTGGATTATGTGTACGACAAACTCGGGCGGATTGAAAGCGCCGTCAACAAACAAACCGGCCGCAGCGAAAAGTTCGCCTTCGACCCCGCGCACAATATCCTGTCGGATAAGGTTTCAGACGGCTTTAAAGACACCCAAGGCCTGTCTGAACACCTTTCAGACAGGCATCACATAGGCCGTCTGAAAGGCCGCAACATCGGCAAAGGCAACCGCCTCGAAGCATACAATGGTATCGAATACACCTACGACGCCTTGGGCAATATGATTTACCGCCAACTGCCCAATGGCGAGAGCCAGCTTTTCCAATACGATACCGAAAACCAACTCGTACTGGTCGAGATTAAAAAGCCCAAAGGCAATACCGAGATATGGGAATACGCTTATGATCCGTTCGGCAGAAGACTGAGCAAAGAGCGTAAAGACAAATTGGCGTGGACGAGCACCGCACCGAAACGGACGCATTTCGTTTGGGACGGAACAAGACTGCTTCAGGAATACAACTACAAAGGCAGCTATACCTACATTTGCACCGACCAAGATTCTTATGAACCCTTAGCCCAAGTCTTTGATAACCACAAAGACCAACAACAATATCTTTTTTATTTCCACAACAATCAGATTGGCACGCCTCATGAGATGACCGACATCCACGGTAATTTACTGTGGTATGGCAGTTACTCGGCTTGGGGTTTCCTTACATCTGAAAAACGCATCTATGAAAACGTTCATCAGCCTTTCAGGCTTCAAAACCAGTATTTTGACCAAGAAATAGGGCTTCACTATAACTGCTTCCGTTACTATGAACCAGATACGGGTCGGTTTGTGAATCAGGATCCAGTTGGATTGTTAGGTGGAGATAACTTTTATTTCTTTGCTCCTAATATCCAAGATTGGCTAGATCCTTTAGGTTTAGCTCGAGCAAGAGCTAGGCCAGGAACATATGGCGCAGAAAGAAGAACCCATACTGGCGGAGAAACTAATCATGTTCCTGCTTATGATGCATATAAAGGATTGGATGGTGCTCCATCTCGACATTATGGCCCAGCATTTCACATGGATAGAGCAGATCATAGAAGCATGACAACTACAGGTTCATCTCATCGTTCTGTAGCTTATAGAGCGCAACAAAGAAGTCATATAAGAGTGGGCCGCTGGGATTTAGCTATGGAAATGGATATTCGAGAAACAAAAACAAAATTTGGTGATAAATATGATCGACGTATGAGAAGAATGATTTCAGAAGCTAGAAGACAACGCTTGCTTTCTAGAAAGCAAGCAGCACGACTACGTAGAATTATTGGAAGATGTTCATAA
- a CDS encoding CTP synthase, with product MKMLINSYKSVGEFTFGSSLADVKKQHGEPARLIEDNIMNNIVEQRNACELVYENNILVYVNCFKDSNPQINGIDIFKESIEALKSMDSDFIEGKKYITFRNLGICVGGMLGKKIPEGKILIAFDKNHLDFFETFTEV from the coding sequence ATGAAAATGTTAATTAATTCTTATAAATCGGTAGGTGAGTTCACATTTGGTTCCTCACTTGCTGATGTAAAAAAACAGCATGGAGAGCCAGCACGTTTAATTGAAGATAATATTATGAATAACATTGTTGAACAAAGAAATGCTTGTGAATTGGTTTATGAAAATAATATCCTTGTGTATGTTAATTGTTTTAAAGACTCTAATCCTCAAATAAATGGTATTGATATTTTTAAAGAATCTATTGAAGCCTTGAAATCCATGGATTCCGATTTTATTGAGGGAAAGAAGTATATAACTTTTAGAAATTTGGGAATTTGTGTAGGTGGTATGCTAGGGAAAAAAATACCTGAAGGAAAAATATTAATAGCATTTGATAAAAATCATTTAGATTTTTTTGAAACATTTACTGAAGTATAA
- a CDS encoding RHS repeat domain-containing protein yields the protein MISITAPDGSRTQIDYHDTLNLPVAVSDPAGRITEYAYDGRGNLIHITDPAGHSTGYTYNEQWLPATITTQPATTSAATTPTAAAKVSNTTASTV from the coding sequence GTGATCAGCATCACCGCGCCCGACGGCAGCCGCACCCAAATCGACTACCACGACACTTTGAACCTGCCGGTTGCCGTCAGCGACCCCGCCGGCAGAATCACCGAATACGCCTACGACGGGCGCGGCAACCTGATTCACATCACCGACCCCGCCGGCCACAGCACCGGGTACACCTACAACGAACAATGGCTGCCCGCCACCATTACGACGCAGCCGGCAACCACATCCGCAGCGACTACCCCGACGGCAGCAGCGAAAGTTTCGAATACGACCGCATCAACCGTTTGA
- a CDS encoding RHS repeat-associated core domain-containing protein: protein MAARHHYDAAGNHIRSDYPDGSSESFEYDRINRLIAHIDGLGAKTEYELAVDGLPVKRTNALGHTFGYRYDQARRLTTLTNENGDTYRLDYDNTGNLIQETGWDGKITGYAYDAAGQLSEQTEYGLSDGLKADRPEIWHIHRFKRNILGQLVEKTSRRIDGTPVPAEEGKHYSRTRFDYDPLTGNLIKARNRHSSVELVYDVLDQLVSETTVHNGQSATVGYQYDPLGNRTQTVLPDGRSINYLYYGSGHLHQINLDGEVISDIERDRLHQEIQRTQGALTSRYDYDPMGRLKHQTATANRTLQHNGKLNTLVGGAVRRSYRYDQAGNLIQTADQRSGVLDYVYDKLGRIESAVNKQTGSSEKFAFDPAHNILSDNVSDGLKDTQGLSENLSDRPHTGRLKGRNIGKGNRLEAYNGTEYTYDALGNMIYRQLPNGESQLFQYDSENQLVLAEIKKNSGESQTWEYAYDPFGRRLSKERTDKGALTATAPKQTHFVWDGSRLLQEYNYRGSYSYIYTDQDSYEPLAQIFDNAKDGKQYLSYFHNDQIGIPREMTDQLGNLLWYGEYTAWGRLKTDERVYQHVHQPFRLQNQYCDEETGLHYNFFRYYEAETGRFTNQDPIGLEGGVNLYFFAPNAQGWIDAWGLTRVYHYTSKAGYNGIMGTGVIEARDPGSRGKGAIKGKEKGVYVTTMNPEQLDASKARGQMGLTGEKSTHYISFEVDDSEIKRVDRQDGVKRLYLKDDVQLRDSNNKLKQGIEHGACNSSSKRKKGKKKGK from the coding sequence ATGGCTGCCCGCCACCATTACGACGCAGCCGGCAACCACATCCGCAGCGACTACCCCGACGGCAGCAGCGAAAGTTTCGAATACGACCGCATCAACCGTTTGATTGCCCATATCGACGGCCTCGGTGCCAAAACCGAATACGAACTGGCGGTGGACGGCTTACCGGTCAAACGTACCAACGCCCTCGGCCATACCTTCGGCTACCGCTACGACCAAGCCCGCAGACTAACCACCCTCACCAACGAAAACGGCGACACCTACCGCCTCGATTACGACAACACCGGCAACCTGATCCAAGAAACCGGCTGGGACGGCAAAATCACCGGCTACGCCTACGATGCCGCCGGCCAACTGAGCGAACAAACCGAATACGGCCTTTCAGACGGCCTCAAAGCCGACCGCCCCGAAATTTGGCACATCCACCGCTTCAAACGCAATATCCTCGGCCAGCTGGTGGAAAAAACCAGCCGCCGCATCGACGGCACCCCCGTTCCCGCCGAAGAGGGCAAACACTACAGCCGCACCCGCTTCGACTACGATCCGTTGACCGGCAACCTGATCAAAGCCCGCAACCGCCACAGCAGCGTCGAACTCGTTTACGACGTACTCGACCAACTCGTTAGCGAAACCACCGTCCACAACGGCCAAAGCGCAACGGTAGGCTATCAATACGACCCGCTCGGCAACCGTACCCAAACCGTTCTTCCCGACGGCCGCAGCATCAATTATCTCTACTACGGCAGCGGCCACCTGCACCAAATCAACCTCGACGGCGAAGTCATCAGCGACATCGAACGCGACCGGCTGCATCAGGAAATCCAAAGAACCCAAGGCGCCTTAACCAGCCGCTACGACTACGACCCGATGGGCCGTCTGAAACACCAAACCGCCACCGCCAACCGCACCTTGCAGCACAACGGCAAACTCAATACCCTGGTCGGCGGCGCAGTGCGCCGAAGCTACCGCTACGACCAAGCCGGCAACCTGATTCAGACCGCCGACCAACGCAGCGGCGTATTGGATTATGTGTACGACAAACTCGGGCGGATTGAAAGCGCCGTCAACAAACAAACCGGCAGCAGCGAAAAGTTCGCTTTCGACCCCGCGCACAATATTTTGTCTGATAACGTTTCAGACGGCCTCAAAGACACCCAAGGCCTGTCTGAAAACCTTTCAGACAGGCCTCACACAGGCCGTCTGAAAGGCCGCAACATCGGCAAAGGCAACCGCCTCGAAGCATACAACGGCACCGAATACACCTACGATGCCCTGGGCAATATGATTTACCGCCAACTGCCCAATGGTGAAAGCCAGTTGTTCCAATACGACAGCGAAAACCAACTCGTACTGGCCGAGATTAAAAAGAACAGCGGCGAAAGCCAAACATGGGAATACGCCTACGACCCGTTCGGCAGACGCTTGAGCAAAGAACGAACCGATAAAGGTGCCTTAACCGCTACCGCGCCGAAACAAACCCATTTCGTATGGGACGGCAGCCGCCTGCTGCAAGAATATAACTACCGCGGCAGTTACAGCTATATTTACACCGACCAAGACAGCTACGAACCGCTGGCACAAATCTTCGACAACGCCAAAGACGGCAAACAATATTTAAGCTATTTCCACAACGACCAAATCGGCATCCCGCGCGAGATGACCGACCAGCTCGGCAATCTGCTGTGGTACGGCGAATACACCGCTTGGGGCCGTCTGAAAACAGACGAGCGGGTTTATCAGCATGTGCATCAGCCGTTCAGGTTGCAAAATCAGTATTGCGATGAAGAGACGGGGCTGCATTACAACTTCTTCCGTTACTACGAAGCAGAGACAGGACGCTTTACCAACCAAGACCCGATTGGGCTAGAGGGTGGAGTGAACCTGTATTTTTTTGCGCCTAATGCTCAAGGGTGGATTGATGCTTGGGGGTTAACACGAGTTTATCACTATACCAGTAAAGCAGGTTATAACGGCATTATGGGAACAGGGGTAATAGAAGCGAGAGATCCCGGTAGTCGCGGAAAAGGAGCAATTAAAGGTAAAGAAAAAGGTGTCTATGTAACAACAATGAATCCTGAGCAACTAGATGCCTCGAAAGCTCGAGGCCAAATGGGGTTAACTGGAGAAAAAAGTACACACTATATTTCATTTGAAGTGGATGATAGTGAAATAAAACGTGTTGATCGACAAGATGGCGTAAAAAGATTGTATCTGAAAGATGATGTTCAGCTGAGGGATAGCAATAATAAACTAAAACAAGGCATAGAACATGGTGCTTGTAATAGTTCATCGAAACGAAAGAAAGGGAAAAAGAAGGGGAAATAA
- a CDS encoding DUF6531 domain-containing protein yields MASIGNTIGILIPQPSAPAMVSQGSANPPEPLTNAAGPVDVIEMVADVASTALSIVSPDSAVSAAVDVASTVISLASMIPGVPGPKPPTKKTVKGFSGGGGMGFNGGLVTQGKGKKGRGRKGRPAGGRGAGSGGCPCKGGGKGGAVGRPVNAILGIKVLPGETDFVFDSPLPLIWQRSYYSDQPGNGWLGQGWSLPFSMRLERVEDGFLYIDEQGREIPLPDIDDEPDEPSSAADDEDDFDTEEADPVADPAEEDPYGLEDAYFDHEEQIYFSQVSDGLYQIASADGGARLWFAEVDEGDGIYQLIAQLDRNHHHIRLCYGDNGLPHSVYDSSGRQFQLHFSSIRLNDSDEVFDAAAEHGVFVGKDDNLYVNRLTSVTFNSRELVRYGYDGYGDLTAVYGRDGKRLRGFAYRNHIMIEHNQPDGLVSRYEYDRYDTDGKVLNSHTNLGEAWTFDYREGYTRVTDALGREEIYGFDENYEEIYHIDADGHRTDTERDDWGRITLQRDELGRETRFSYDTFGNVISITAPDGSLTQIDYHDTLNLPVAVNDPAGRITEYAYDGRGNLIQVTDPAGHCTGYTYNEQWLPAAITDALGKTKQLEYDSHGRLIRYTDCSDQATRFSYTEYGDLETVTDALGHTTRHHYDAAGNHIRSDYPDGSSESFEYDRINRLIAHIDGLGAKTEYELAVDGLPVKRTNALGHSFGYRYDQARRLTVLTNENGDSYRLDYDNTDNLIQETGWDGKITGYAYDAAGQLTEQTEYGLSDGPNADRPEIWHIHRFKRNILGQLVEKTSRRIDGTPVPAEEGKHYSRIRFDYDPLTGNLVKARNRHSSVELVYDVLDRLVSETTVHNGQSASVGYAYDPLGNRIQTVLPDGRSINYLYYGSGHLHQINLDGEVISDIERDRLHQEIRRTQGALTSRYDYDPMGRLKHQTATANRTLQHNGKLNTLVGGAVRRSYRYDQAGNLIQTADQRSGVLDYVYDKLGRIESAVNKQTGSSEKFAFDPAHNILSDNVSDGLKDTQGLSENLSDRPHTGRLKGRNIGKGNRLEAYNGTEYTYDALGNMIYRQLPNGESQLFQYDSENQLVLAEIKKNSGESQTWEYAYDPFGRRLSKERTDKGALTATAPKQTHFVWDGSRLLQEYNYRGSYSYIYTDQDSYEPLAQIFDNAKDGKQYLSYFHNDQIGIPREMTDQLGNLLWYGEYTAWGRLKTDERVYQHVHQPFRLQNQYCDEETGLHYNLMRYYEPDCGRFVNQDPIGLWGGDNFYLFAPNTQNWIDSFGLARKKKTSRRTLVKNWSNYVGSRPIHDEVHHGFPEEFADRFKKIADIDINDPKYYYDLTVARHRHLPRGVHTNGSRLGKNWNKVWAGILDRVEKMNLSKNEAKIFLEKRLRELARKERISKYNAQAVRGARVSMFSRITNIIQKFFKAKC; encoded by the coding sequence ATGGCATCCATCGGCAACACCATAGGCATTCTCATTCCCCAGCCTTCCGCGCCGGCCATGGTATCCCAAGGCTCCGCCAATCCGCCCGAACCGCTGACCAATGCCGCCGGCCCCGTTGATGTGATCGAAATGGTGGCCGATGTCGCTTCTACCGCTTTATCGATTGTTTCCCCCGACTCTGCCGTATCCGCAGCCGTTGATGTGGCTTCTACCGTGATTTCCTTAGCCTCGATGATTCCCGGTGTGCCGGGGCCGAAGCCGCCTACTAAAAAGACCGTTAAAGGGTTCAGTGGCGGCGGTGGAATGGGATTTAACGGCGGGCTGGTTACTCAGGGGAAAGGTAAAAAAGGCAGGGGGCGTAAAGGCAGGCCCGCAGGAGGAAGGGGAGCCGGTTCGGGAGGTTGTCCGTGTAAAGGCGGTGGCAAGGGCGGTGCAGTCGGTCGCCCGGTGAATGCCATACTGGGTATTAAAGTCCTTCCTGGAGAAACCGACTTCGTTTTCGATTCCCCTCTCCCCCTAATCTGGCAGCGCAGCTACTATTCCGACCAACCCGGTAACGGCTGGTTGGGGCAGGGCTGGTCGCTGCCGTTTTCGATGCGGTTGGAACGGGTGGAAGACGGTTTCCTCTACATTGACGAACAAGGCCGGGAAATTCCGCTGCCGGATATCGACGACGAACCGGACGAACCTTCTTCGGCCGCAGACGATGAAGACGACTTCGACACAGAAGAGGCCGACCCCGTTGCCGACCCTGCGGAAGAAGACCCCTACGGTTTGGAAGATGCCTATTTCGACCACGAAGAGCAAATCTATTTTTCACAAGTTTCAGACGGCCTCTACCAAATTGCCTCTGCCGACGGCGGTGCCCGTTTATGGTTTGCCGAAGTCGACGAAGGCGACGGCATTTACCAGCTCATCGCCCAACTCGACCGCAACCATCACCACATCCGCCTTTGCTACGGCGACAACGGACTGCCGCACAGCGTCTACGACAGCAGTGGTCGGCAGTTCCAATTACACTTCTCCTCCATCCGCCTAAACGACAGCGACGAAGTATTCGATGCCGCTGCCGAACACGGCGTATTTGTCGGCAAAGACGACAATCTTTACGTCAACCGCCTAACCTCGGTTACCTTCAACAGCCGCGAACTGGTGCGTTACGGCTACGACGGCTACGGCGATTTGACTGCTGTTTACGGCCGCGACGGCAAACGTCTGCGCGGTTTCGCCTACCGCAACCACATCATGATTGAGCACAACCAGCCCGACGGGTTGGTATCGCGTTACGAATACGACCGTTACGACACCGACGGCAAAGTGCTCAACAGCCATACCAATCTCGGCGAAGCATGGACGTTCGACTACCGCGAGGGCTACACCCGCGTTACCGACGCATTGGGCAGGGAAGAGATTTACGGTTTCGACGAGAACTACGAAGAGATTTACCACATCGATGCCGACGGCCACCGCACCGATACGGAACGCGACGACTGGGGGCGGATTACCCTTCAACGCGACGAACTCGGCCGCGAAACCCGTTTTAGTTACGACACCTTCGGCAACGTTATCAGCATCACCGCGCCCGACGGCAGCCTCACCCAAATCGACTACCACGACACTTTAAACCTGCCGGTTGCCGTCAACGACCCCGCCGGCAGAATCACCGAATACGCCTACGACGGGCGCGGCAACCTGATTCAAGTTACCGACCCAGCCGGCCACTGCACCGGGTACACCTACAACGAACAATGGCTGCCCGCCGCCATCACCGACGCACTGGGCAAAACCAAACAGCTCGAATACGATTCACACGGCCGACTGATCCGCTATACCGATTGCTCCGACCAAGCCACCCGTTTCAGCTACACCGAATACGGCGACCTCGAAACCGTTACCGATGCCCTCGGCCATACCACCCGCCACCATTACGACGCAGCCGGCAACCACATCCGCAGCGACTACCCCGACGGCAGCAGCGAAAGTTTCGAATACGACCGCATCAACCGTCTGATTGCCCATATCGACGGCCTCGGTGCCAAAACCGAATACGAACTGGCGGTGGACGGTTTACCGGTCAAACGCACCAACGCCCTCGGCCATAGCTTCGGCTACCGCTACGACCAAGCCCGCAGATTAACCGTCCTCACCAACGAAAACGGCGACAGCTACCGCCTCGATTACGACAACACCGACAACCTGATTCAGGAAACCGGCTGGGACGGCAAAATCACCGGCTATGCCTACGATGCCGCCGGCCAACTGACCGAACAAACCGAATACGGCCTTTCAGACGGCCCCAATGCCGACCGCCCCGAAATTTGGCACATCCACCGCTTCAAACGCAATATCCTCGGCCAGCTGGTGGAAAAAACCAGCCGCCGCATCGACGGCACCCCCGTTCCCGCCGAAGAGGGCAAACACTACAGCCGCATCCGCTTCGACTACGACCCGCTGACCGGCAATCTGGTCAAAGCCCGCAACCGCCACAGCAGCGTCGAACTCGTTTACGACGTACTCGACCGGCTTGTCAGCGAAACCACCGTCCACAACGGTCAAAGCGCCAGCGTCGGCTACGCCTACGACCCGCTCGGCAACCGTATTCAAACTGTTCTCCCCGACGGCCGCAGCATCAACTACCTCTACTACGGCAGCGGCCACCTGCACCAAATCAACCTCGACGGCGAAGTCATCAGCGACATCGAACGCGACCGGCTGCATCAGGAAATCCGAAGAACCCAAGGCGCCTTAACCAGCCGCTACGACTACGACCCGATGGGCCGTCTGAAACACCAAACCGCCACCGCCAACCGCACCTTGCAGCACAACGGCAAACTCAATACCCTGGTCGGCGGCGCAGTGCGCCGAAGCTACCGCTACGACCAAGCCGGCAACCTGATTCAGACCGCCGACCAACGCAGCGGCGTATTGGATTATGTGTACGACAAACTCGGGCGGATTGAAAGCGCCGTCAACAAACAAACCGGCAGCAGCGAAAAGTTCGCTTTCGACCCCGCGCACAATATTTTGTCTGATAACGTTTCAGACGGCCTCAAAGACACCCAAGGCCTGTCTGAAAACCTTTCAGACAGGCCTCACACAGGCCGTCTGAAAGGCCGCAACATCGGCAAAGGCAACCGCCTCGAAGCATACAACGGCACCGAATACACCTACGATGCCCTGGGCAATATGATTTACCGCCAACTGCCCAATGGTGAAAGCCAGTTGTTCCAATACGACAGCGAAAACCAACTCGTACTGGCCGAGATTAAAAAGAACAGCGGCGAAAGCCAAACATGGGAATACGCCTACGACCCGTTCGGCAGACGCTTGAGCAAAGAACGAACCGATAAAGGTGCCTTAACCGCTACCGCGCCGAAACAAACCCATTTCGTATGGGACGGCAGCCGCCTGCTGCAAGAATATAACTACCGCGGCAGTTACAGCTATATTTACACCGACCAAGACAGCTACGAACCGCTGGCACAAATCTTCGACAACGCCAAAGACGGCAAACAATATTTAAGCTATTTCCACAACGACCAAATCGGCATCCCGCGCGAGATGACCGACCAGCTCGGCAATCTGCTGTGGTACGGCGAATATACCGCTTGGGGCCGTCTGAAAACAGACGAGCGGGTTTATCAGCATGTGCACCAGCCGTTTAGATTGCAGAACCAGTATTGCGATGAAGAGACGGGGTTGCATTACAACCTGATGCGCTACTATGAGCCTGATTGTGGTCGGTTTGTGAATCAGGATCCGATTGGGCTATGGGGTGGGGATAATTTTTATTTGTTTGCACCAAATACTCAGAATTGGATTGATTCTTTTGGCTTGGCAAGAAAGAAAAAGACCAGTCGTCGTACTTTAGTTAAAAATTGGTCAAACTATGTAGGTTCTAGACCTATTCACGATGAAGTTCATCATGGTTTTCCTGAAGAATTTGCAGATAGATTCAAAAAAATCGCTGATATCGATATCAATGACCCTAAATATTACTATGATCTGACAGTTGCACGACATAGACATCTACCTCGTGGAGTTCATACAAACGGTTCCAGACTAGGCAAAAATTGGAATAAAGTATGGGCTGGTATTTTAGATAGAGTTGAGAAAATGAACTTATCTAAAAATGAAGCAAAAATTTTCTTAGAAAAAAGGTTAAGAGAATTGGCAAGAAAAGAAAGGATTAGTAAATATAATGCACAAGCTGTTCGAGGTGCCAGAGTTTCTATGTTCTCAAGAATAACAAATATTATTCAAAAATTCTTTAAAGCTAAATGCTAG